A stretch of Perognathus longimembris pacificus isolate PPM17 chromosome 1, ASM2315922v1, whole genome shotgun sequence DNA encodes these proteins:
- the LOC125352764 gene encoding LOW QUALITY PROTEIN: DDRGK domain-containing protein 1-like (The sequence of the model RefSeq protein was modified relative to this genomic sequence to represent the inferred CDS: inserted 1 base in 1 codon), whose translation LFLTRIRSRGATAGQEPLQNEEEPVVAGQPSQFRPLEHEEQRAGGRPRRRRDLSSRLQAQRRAQRVTWAEGDDNEEEAAAVDQEEEGIEKPVETHLTGKIGTKKLRKLEEKQARKAQREAEVAEREERKRLESQREAEWKKEEEQLRLEEEQKAEEERKAREEQARREHEEYLKLKEAFVVEEEGVGETMTEEQSHSFLTEFINYIKQXKVVLLEDLASHVGLRTQDTINRIQDLLAEGTLTGVIDDRGKFIYITPEELAAVANFIRQRGRVSINELAQASNSLIAWGQEPPVQAPA comes from the exons CTCTTCCTGACTCGCATCAGGAGCCGAGGGGCAACAGCTGGTCAAGAGCCACTGCAGAATGAAGAGGAGCCAGTAGTAGCAGGCCAGCCATCCCAGTTTCGGCCCCTCGAGCATGAAGAGCAGAGAGCTGGAGGCAGGCCCAGGCGCAGGAGGGACCTGAGCAGCCGCCTTCAAGCCCAGCGTCGAGCCCAGCGTGTGACCTGGGCAGAAGGGGATGACAACGAGGAGGAAGCTGCAGCCGTAGACCAAGAGGAAGAAGGAATTGAGAAGCCAGTGGAAACTCACCTGACAGGGAAAATTGGAACCAAGAAACTACGGAAGCTAGAGGAAAAGCAGGCTCGAAAAGCTCAGCGTGAGGCAGAGGTGGCTGAACGTGAGGAACGGAAACGCTTGGAGTCCCAGCGTGAGGCAGagtggaagaaggaggaagaacagCTTCGCCTGGAGGAAGAGcagaaggcagaggaggagagaaaggccCGGGAGGAGCAAGCCCGGCGGGAGCATGAAGAGTACCTGAAATTGAAGGAGGCCTTCGTGGTAGAGGAGGAGGGTGTGGGTGAGACCATGACGGAGGAGCAGTCCCACAGCTTCTTGACAGAATTCATCAACTATATTAAGC TCAAGGTTGTGCTCTTGGAAGACCTGGCTTCCCACGTGGGCCTTCGAACTCAGGACACCATAAACCGTATCCAGGATCTGCTGGCTGAGGGCACTCTAACAGGTGTGATTGACGACCGGGGCAAGTTCATCTACATAACCCCAGAGGAACTGGCTGCTGTGGCCAACTTCATCCGACAGCGGGGCCGGGTGTCCATCAACGAGCTTGCCCAGGCCAGCAACTCCCTCATCGCCTGGGGCCAAGAACCCCCTGTTCAGGCTCCTGCCTGA